The Ovis aries strain OAR_USU_Benz2616 breed Rambouillet chromosome 8, ARS-UI_Ramb_v3.0, whole genome shotgun sequence genome includes the window CCACTGCAGCTGTGCAGCTCTGCTACGAGCACCTGAATGGATCCTGTGTGAAAACCCCCTACTCACCCGCATCCCGCGTGATTCTGTACATGGTGTATGGCTTTGCGGCTGTCCTGGCTGTGTTTGGAAACCTCCTGGTGATGACTGCCATCCTTCATTTCAAGCAGCTGCACTCACCAACCAATTTTCTCATCGCCTCTCTGGCCTGTGCAGACTTTCTGGTGGGAGTGACTGTGATGCCCTTCAGTATGGTCAGGTCTGTGGAGAGCTGCTGGTACTTTGGGCGAACTTTCTGCACTTTTCACACATGCTTTGACGCAGCATTCTGTTACTCTTCTCTCTTCCACCTGTCCTTCATCTCCATCGACAGGTACATTGCTGTTACTGACCCTCTGGTCTATCCCACCAAGTTCACGGTGTCTGTGTCGGGGATAtgcatcagcatctcctggatcCTGCCCCTTACTTACAGTGGTGCCGTGTTCTACACGGGTGCCAATGAGAATGGGCTTGAGGAATTGTCTAGTGCCCTCAACTGTGTAGGAGGCTGTCAGATGGTTGTAAATCAAAACTGGGTATTGATAGATTTTCTGTCCTTCTTTATACCTACCCTTGTCATGATAATTCTCTACAGTAATATTTTCCTTGTGGCCAGACATCAGGCTAAAAAGATTGAAAATACTGGTAGCAAAACAGAGTCATCATCAGACAGTTACAAATCCAGAGTAgccaagagagagaggaaagcgGCTAAAACCCTGGGTATCACGGTCATAGCATTCATGATTTCGTGGTTACCATACAGTATTGACTCATTAATTGATGCCTTTATGGGCTTCATAACTCCGGCCTATATTTATGAGATTTGCTGTTGGTGTGCTTATTACAACTCAGCCATGAACCCCTTAATCTATGCTTTATTTTACCCTTGGTTTAGGAAAGCCATCAAAGTCATTGTGAGTGGTCGGGTTTTCAAGAATAGTTCTGGGAGCATGAATTTGTCCTCTGAACAAATGTAAGCCATTGGGTTAAGGAGGTTGAAGATATCTTTACCTTTTCCAAATGAAATGAGTTTTAGAAAATCAAGTAAGATTtttcatgaaagaaaacaaaaggctttTTCAATTTAACTGGAGAAGCCCTTGTACTTCAGTCTTGTTAGGATGTGCACTACTCTTTGCttctccaaaaatatttatttgactaatAAATGTTAACTCCCTTATTTGTTAACTACTGCAGAACTCACCGTAGCCTGCCCACTCTCTGCAGACAGTCCACTCCCCCGCCACACACCTTTTTATCCTATTAACCATTCCTTTTGTATCCTGTAAACATTTCAGTCGTCTCtgatttcctttgtctttcttttacaaAGTGGTCTACTTATTTCCAACTCCTCAGAAATTTCTCTGTGATTAACTTTCTCAAGGTTGTTGcctttttcccccccttttctGCTTAGCTCATATTCCCAGGAAACTTTTGGGTTTCAGTTAAATCTATTATGCTTAAGGTCTGCACTGGTGTCTGTCTGAGAAATTGTCTCCAGCATCTTCTGCATCCTGTCTCTGGCCTACAGTGATGCCAAATTGTACACAGATGCCCAAGATGATAGGATGGAGGGATAAGTAACTGCCCTCTGCTTGATAAGTGATTGTCAACTTGTTTAAATCAGTTCTGCATATTGGTAGgatttctattgtttttcacACCTGGCTTTGTTAAGATTCTTCGGTACAGAAATACTATTCTTGTGATTggaaaacagattaaaaagattaaaacattTACTAGAAAGTAAAATTGTTACCAGAGAATTGCAAGAACAGAGTGGCTAAGGCACAGAGAAAAGCATCTAAAACCCTGGACATCACAGCTTAGTACTTTTGGTCTCATGATTTCTCAATGTAATCGATTCATTCATTGATTCTTTTTTGAGTTTTATAGCATTTAATACGCTTTTGAGATATTTTGCTCATTCAGTTACTATAACTGGCTCTAAATCCTTTGATTTATGCCTCATTTTCCTTTGGTTTAAAAGAGTAATAGGACTTATTAAACTGGAAATATTAAAGGACATTTCATCAATCGAAACTAAATTCTAAAACAAATTTCATAgtgatgatttaaaaaatttaacagtgATCTAGTGATATATTGAAAATTTCTGAATAATTGTTATATGAAATATAGTGCTTGAAAATGATCCACTAAATTGGGGAGGAAAAACTGTACCTCAATTTCAGCAGCATCAGTTTTATACTGTTATTTTTTGAGAAGTGAACATCCTTTGAGCATTTGATAAAAACATATTACTTACTAGTGGCTGACAGAGTGGTCATAGTTTCTAGTTTCCTCACATCTTTACACTGTCCTGCTCTAtcagttgttatttttttctttcaagtccCTGTTATTCTTTTACCTTTCCTACCAcgcttaactttttcttttttcattttcaaatgtttcttccaAGTGCTCTGTGAATGTCTTTCTGTGaactcagtttc containing:
- the LOC101102492 gene encoding trace amine-associated receptor 6, with amino-acid sequence MSNSSPTAAVQLCYEHLNGSCVKTPYSPASRVILYMVYGFAAVLAVFGNLLVMTAILHFKQLHSPTNFLIASLACADFLVGVTVMPFSMVRSVESCWYFGRTFCTFHTCFDAAFCYSSLFHLSFISIDRYIAVTDPLVYPTKFTVSVSGICISISWILPLTYSGAVFYTGANENGLEELSSALNCVGGCQMVVNQNWVLIDFLSFFIPTLVMIILYSNIFLVARHQAKKIENTGSKTESSSDSYKSRVAKRERKAAKTLGITVIAFMISWLPYSIDSLIDAFMGFITPAYIYEICCWCAYYNSAMNPLIYALFYPWFRKAIKVIVSGRVFKNSSGSMNLSSEQM